The stretch of DNA TGAAAGAGGATACACCAAATCACAGGTAcggggattgggcacaaaatacaaggaaaggcatataaaaccgactcgatatgggtcggaatgcgtaaaagaaaagggaaaatttggtccaaataaatcatatatcagcTGTCATGGCACGAGTGGGTCTGGAACTTAAAAAAGGTAAACGAGCTGCTAGATGGCATCAAAGATCGTTCGACTATCTGTTTGAGTTTGTTCGGGTTTGTAATATTCATCTTTGATCCCGGCATATTGAGGCAacaagaattgaggacaattccttctAAAGGGAGAGGGGATGATACGAAAAAGGGATTGCCTCATAAAGAAAGGCAGATGGAGCTGCTAAATTAGGTCAAATTCCGAgacaaataaagaaataaaagtcCTACGAGTATTTGGATTAGAATGGTCTCCTAATTCTATTAGGATTAACAAGTCTTTCCTAGTTCTCGTAGTAGTAGGTTTACTATTTCCTAGTCATATTAGACGTTAATTATTTTCCTAATTGCATTAAAAGATATTTATTTTCTTTCCTAGTTTCGATAGGAGAATTATTTTCCTAATTTTAGTTAAGGTAAGGAAGCTAGTTTCCTTATTCGGTTtaggagtcgagttagctagctATAAATAGGGAGTCATTTGTAATCGTTTGAGACAGATTGAGTTATTGAATAAAAACAGTGAGTTTTTCATTTACAGTTGTAAACATCGGTTCGACGAGTTCGTTTCaaaattgttattgtttgacgtgttttcaagcattaacccgagttataatcaatacgccttgattatagttcaccattattcgatctataggtctagatcgcgcaaatatcccattgtttagATTTCAAGACAGATTTCGAAGCAAGTATCCTTATTTCATTATTGTTCCTTATTCTGttaaaccgcttccgcgcaaCTTTCGTATCACCCGTCACACAATCCAATATGTGCCAAGTACGATGCTTCCGAATTCTCTCATTGTCTTACTATATGCATGCTATATACAAGtggtggttcttgtggaactccaccaaaccaaaTCAATGTTCAAATCTTTTAACTTGACCCTTCCTCGGGAAGTGGTTCCCCGAGGTAGAGCACTGCAATCGGACCCTTGTCATCTCCATCGTAGTAACGCTTCACTCGTTCCCCATTGACTTTGAAGGTTCCACCTTCCTCACTCCAAAGTTCAAAGCCACCGTAAGGAGATATGTTCATCACTTTGAAGGGTCCCGAACACCTCGATCTAAGCTTGCCCGGGAATACCTTCACCTTGGAATTGAAAAGGAGAAAAAGGTCTCCCACACCGATATCTATCTTCACAATTTTGGCatcatgccatttcttcgtttgaTCCTTGTAAAttttggagctctcataagcttccAACCTCAATTCTTCTAGTTCATTCATTTGGAGAAATCGAACTTCTCCGGCGGcatcaaagtcaaaattcatTTCTTTAAGAGCCCACCAAGCTTTATGCTCTAGCTCAACGGGCAAATGATATGCTTTGCCATACACAAGCTAGTGGGGTGTGGTGCCAGGAGGTGTTTTGTACACCTTTCTCAATGCCCATAATACATCCGGGAGCTTTTATGACCAATCCTTCCGGCTCTTGCTTGTCACCTTCTCCAAGATATCTTTGATTTGGAGGTTAGAAACCTGCACTTGCCCACTAAtttgagggtggtaggcaagggTTGTTTTATGCCGCACTCCGTATGACTCTATCAACGCCTTGAAGGTGCTTTTGCGGAAATGGGAGCCGCCATCACTAATCACAACTCGTGGAGTTCCAAACCGGGGGAAGATTGTACTTTTGAACAACTTCATCACAACCTTGGAGTCATTGGTTGGTGATGCAACCGCTTCTATCTGCTTCGAAACATAGTCCACGAAAACCAAAATGTATTCATTGCCACATTAGTTGGGAAATGGTCCCATAAAGTCTATACCCCAACAATCGAATAGCTCAATTTCAAGGATGTTGTTAAGGGGCATCTCATTCCTTTTTCCGATGTTACCGGTGCGTTGACACGCATCACATGACTTCACCAAGTAGTGGATGTCTTTGAACATAGAGGGCCAATAGAATCCGccttggaggatcttggcaatGGTTCGTGAAGTGGCCAAGTGTCCTCCATAGGCCGAATTGTGTACCCGATCAACAATTTCCATGCCCTCCTCTCTAGACACGCACCTCCGGAACATTCCATCCCTGCACTTACGGAACAAGTGGGGATAATTCCAAAAATATTGCTTGGCGTCATGCCTCAGTTTTCTCCTCTCTCTTAGTTCAAACTCATCCGGTATAAACCCATTTACCAAGTAGTTAGCAAGATCCGTGAACCATGGAGTTGTGGTTCTAACTCCCATAAGACTATCTTCTCTTAGCCATTCATTAATCGGCCCACCTTCATATTGAATTCCGTGATCTTCAACGGTTAACCGAGATAGGTGGTCGGCCACAACATTCTCGGTTCCCGCCTTGTTCTTGATTTCCAAGTCAAACTCTTGAAGTAATTAAATCCATCTCAAGATCCTTGACTTGGCATCCTTTTTCACCATGAGTTGCCTCAAAGCGGTGTGATCTGTATACACCACCACCTTGGAGCCAACCAAATATTGCCTGAATTTCCCAATAGCATGAACTATGGCCAACATCTCCTTCTCCGTGATTGAATAGTTGCATTGAGCTTGGTCAAGAGTTTTGCTAGTGTAGTAGATGACATGGTGCTTTTTGTCAACTActtggcctaaaaccgcgcccaCCACAAAATCCGACGCATCACATATAATCTCGAATGGAAGATTCCAATCCGGAGCCCGAATTATAGAAGTCGAGACCAAAGCTTGCTTCAACCTATGGAATGACTCAAGACAAACTTCATCAAACATAAAAGGCACATCCTTGAGGAGAAGTGAGCTTAATGGTTTTgcaatctttgaaaagtctttaaTGAAATGCCTATAAAATCCAGCATGGCCAagaaaactcctcacccccttcaTATTTGAGGGAGGtgataaattttctatgaccgcCACTTTGGCTCCATCAACCTCAATGCCCCTCTTGGAGATAATGTGACCAGGCACAATCCCCTCTttaaccatgaaatgacatttttcccaatttaaaactaGATTGTGCTCTTCACATCTTTTCAAAATATTTGTCAAATTAACAAGTCCATGGTCAAAGGAGTCTCCAGGGACACTAAAGTCATTCATGAAGACTTCCATGCTCTTTTcaagaaaatttgagaaaatggccatcatacacctttgaaaggtgtcgGGTGCATTACACAACCCAAATGGTCGGTAAGCATAAACTTTAATGAGGCATGTAAATGTTGTTTTCTCTTGGTCCTCCGGATGGATTGGTATTTGGAAAAATCCGGAGTATCCATCAAGAAAACAATAGTAAGCATGCCCCGCAAGCCTTTCTAACATTCGATCGATGAAGGAGATAGGGAAATGGTCTTTGAGGCTTGCGGCATTTAAAtttctataatcaatgcacatccgccacccggtCACCAGACGAGTAGGTATGTGAGTCCAATCCTCTTGTTCCACCATAGTCACCCCACCTTTTTTGAGTACTACATGGACGGGACTCACTCGCTTACTATCGGTGATTTGGTAAATAATCCCCACTTCAAGCAATTTTAAAACCTCATTTTTCACAACCTCGGTCATCTTGGGTTTATTCGCCTTAGACCATCAACCTTAGGTTGACTTACCTCCTCTAACACGATCCTATACATGCACAAGTTTGGACTTAGTCCCTTGAAATCATCAATGTTATACCCTAGTGAGCTTTTGTgagctttcaaaagtttttgtTCTTGAGCCTCACTAAGGTTGGCATTGATTATCACGGGATAAGACTCTCCCTCACCAAGAAAGGCATACTTGAGTGAGGGAGCTAgaggtttgagttgtacctttggagggagaagTCCCTCCACCTTCTTCAAAAGTTCATCATCGACCTCATGGTCTTCCTTCATTTCCTCATCATGTAGGGATATTTGGAAGACCTCTTCCATCTCCGACTCTTCTCGAGCCACCGAATCAACTACCTCATCAATCACTTCAATAGTACTCGCTCTTTTAACTTTGGGGCCTTTCATCAAATTTGGAAAATTAAATTCGGCATTGGCACCCTCAATctggaaggttagccgcccatttCTCACATCAATAAGTACTCCTCCGGTAGCCAAGAATGCCTACCTAGGATAATGAGGGTGTGGCTATCCTCCGGGATGTGAAGGACAAAAACGTCAGCCAGGATTAAATACTTCCCAACTTTGACAGGTATGTCTTCAAGCTACCCCAAAGGGCTCTTGAGAGACCTATCTGCCAATTGGAGGGTCATGGTAGTAGGAGCAAGACTATGAATGCCaattttctttgcaacttttagaggaataacactcacacttgctcccaagtcacaaagagctcttgatataggaacaccaccaactatacaaggaattgaaaagctTTGCGGTTCACCAAGTTTATTGGGCATCttgttaaggatatgagcactatATGCCTCTTCCATTGCCACTGTTTCTTGTtcacccaagactcttttcttAGCCAAGATATCCTTTAAGAATTTTGAGTAAGTTGGCATGTTCAAGATCACTTTCTTAAAGGGTAAGGTTacttcaagtttctcaagcatgtcacaaaacttggcatacttGAAGTTTTCCCTAATCTTTATGGCTCTTGAGGGGTAAGGCATATGTGTAGTAAGTTGAGAATCGGAGAGTACCTTTGTAGGGTTTGAGTTCTTTGTTACCTTAGTGGTGGGTTGTAGGAGCACCTCCTAGGTAGCATCTTCACGCCCTTCTTTCTCATATGGTAAATCATCAACCGAACCGTCAGCTTCCATTTCTACTTGTATTTTCCCACTTGAAGGTTCTTCACAAGCTTTCTTCCCTTTATTAACTTCACTCATCCGAGCCATTGGTGTCATCGGTGGGCTTTCCCTTCCACCATTCATTTCCATCTCTTTTTCTTGGGATCCACATCAACTTCTATCTCAAGATACTTGTAGGGATCTTCAAGCACTATTCCACTTCTAAATACCACCGCATTTGCTTGGTGGCTAGTAGAAGCGTCCTTGGAGCTTTGCCCTTGACCTAACAAACCACCGGGTGGCCTATGGGGGTTAGCAAGAGCATGAGCGGCCAATCGGGCCTCCAATTTCCTCATTTATTTTTGGTGAGCAAGTCTAAGGTTAGCATTTTCTTGTTGAGTAGCCTTCATGAAGTTAGCGAAGTCTTGGCTATGTTGCATTTGTATGTTCTTCACCACCCTCATAAGTTCACATTGGAAGGTGTCACCTAGGGGTTCTTGATATggttggttggctatgggtaaagggaacccatagtcaATCCGGGTGTTGGGACCTTGATTGTTGTTAAAATTTTGTCCCCCTTGATAATTCCCCCTAGGAccattgttgttgaagtttgGTCCTTGACCTTGGTCTTGAAAGCTTTGCCCAAACCCTTGATTGGTTTGGTCCCCTTGATAGAACCCTTGATTGCTTTGGTTGCCCCCAAAATTTTGGTAACCTTGAGGTTGGTTACCAaagtttttgttttgatttctGGTGTAGTTTCTTTGATTGGGATATCCACCTCTAGGCTGGGAAAACCCGGGTGGATTGGTATTGGGCATTTGTGCTTGAAGGTGTTGTGGGTTTTGCACATTAGTGCTCTTGTAGCTAAAATTGGGGTGATTCCTCAAACCCGGATGATAGAAGATGGTGTTTGGGTTATAAACATTGGGATTGTTGTAGGGTGGTTGTGGTGCTCTTATATTGTGGTTATAGCTTTGGAAGGGATTAACATCTTGGACATTTTCCTCATACCCCACATTATAGTTATTGGCACACATGTCAAAAGTGTGACCATTTCCCCCACAAAGCTCACAAGATGGAACTTGAACTACCTCCTCCATGGATGGACCATGAGAGGTGGTAGCTTGATGAACTTGATTTATTTGCAATTTCTCAAGTTGCTTGGTGAGTAAGTCAAGCTTGGCATTGGTTTCGACATTTGAATTAGTGGAATTTTCCTTCGGATACCGGCCATTCCTTCTAAGCACGTTGCCTCTTGTACCATAGTTGGCTTCCGAGTCTACCATATTTTGTGCCCTCGTCATCACCCAAATGGTCGAATCCCCCTCCCGCGGAGGCATTCACCATGTCCTTGGTCCTAGGTAGCAAAGTTTGAAAGAAGGTTTGAGTAATGTACAAAGCCGGAATCCCATGGTGAGGACAACTAGCAATGAGAACTTGGTATCTATCCCATGCCTCCCCTAGGGACTCTCCTTCTTCTTGTTGGAAAGTATGAATTTCATTACGGAGCATGGCGGTCTTGGATGTCGGGTAATACTTTTCTAAGAATGCCTTGGCGAAAGCATCCCGCGTGGTAAATGTGTCCGGTAGGTGAACATTCAACCAACGATCCGCCTTCCCCATTAGAGAGAATGGGAACAAAATCAACCTCAAAGTTTCCTCAGACGCGCTCCATTTCGCTTCATCATGCCCACTTTGCTGTTGAATATCCTAAGATGGGCATGAGCATCTTTATCAGCATTCCCACTAAAACAATCCTTTTCTATCGAGCCCACTTGGGCGGGGTGCATTTCGAAATTGTTCGGAGCCAAGGGACCAAAGTTAATTGGGTTACAAGCATCATTATGGTCGGGTCGGTTATGGTCGCGTAAAGacattggtggtggtggtggacttGGTATTTGAGGGGGTGGTGATTGAGGTGGAGCCGGAATTTGAAAGTCGTGAAAAGGATTTTCTATTGGAGTCTCAATTGTGTCATTTGGTTGTAGTTGGGTTGTGGTTTCAATGATTGGTAGAGTGAGTAAGTTTGGTTGGTCAATGTTTGCTTGAGGAGAGTTCCTAACTCTTGCAAGAGTCCTTGTTCTCAAGGTTTGAAAGAGCCTCTCGGGGTCGGGGTTAAAGAGCAAAGCTTGATGGTTCCTCGTGGGCATGCAGCCGATaaaccgttagtctcctagtgtttttacacactaggggaaAGCAAAAATTACACACTCTACGATGAAACACACAACTACTAAAGCAAACAAGCAAGTAACTTAAAACTAAAGCTAAGACTGTTAACAAACTAAGTATAGCCTAAcgccgtccccgacaacggcgccactTGATGAGCCGGATATACCGTCAAGTCCGATATCAAAACATTTATAAAGTACCCAAATTAAGTAGTATAATTAAGGTGTCGGTCTCAAGGATGGCGGGGGCTTACACGATAATTCGATTGGGTCTTAGTTTAGTCAAATAAAGATGGAGATTGATTGAATACTAGCAACTAATTATAAACTAAAGCAAGCAATTAATGAGATGTGTAAACAATCAATTTAGGAACTAAGGTAGTCGGGTTCCCCTAGGAAAGGTTAGTTAACAATGGGTGTCAAATGGTTTCGGGGTAATTATTAGTGAAGAAAGTGAGCTAATTTCTTACACTCATCTTTAAGATGGAGACAAGAATCATCATTAAGCATCCTATCTCATCATAAACATGCTATCAAGTAACTACATAAAATGTCTTTTATAAGGAAGCTAAGCAAACTTTATAGAAAAGTATGAACTCTCATACACACATATTTTCAACAAACACCTTATATGCATGATTATAAACACTAACATTATCACCCAAAAACATGTATTAACAACCCATTTTATTAACTTAAACCTCCACTTAggttccccctaaaccctagtgggagactactcacacatgcttacaaagcaaatgtaaacaattgaacaaAAGCAAACAAACATG from Silene latifolia isolate original U9 population chromosome 10, ASM4854445v1, whole genome shotgun sequence encodes:
- the LOC141607708 gene encoding uncharacterized protein LOC141607708, whose product is MNFDFDAAGEVRFLQMNELEELRLEAYESSKIYKDQTKKWHDAKIVKIDIGVGDLFLLFNSKVKVFPGKLRSRCSGPFKVMNISPYGGFELWSEEGGTFKVNGERVKRYYDGDDKGPIAVLYLGEPLPEEGSS